In one Leptospiraceae bacterium genomic region, the following are encoded:
- the nadA gene encoding quinolinate synthase NadA, with protein sequence MNTTELKEALKLSYLEEEIEYKLSLIDEINRLKKEKNAIILGHNYMTPDVFHGVSDIVGDSLYLSKAASEVKEDIILFNGVHFMAETAKILSPQKKVLIADLKAGCSLAESITGQEVRELKAKHPGVPVVTYVNCTAEVKAETDICCTSANALQIVESLPGEEVIFLPDRYLASNVQKHTSKKIITHPGSCMVHEIYSRADIESVRRLYKGDLVVISHPECKREVVDASDFSGSTSQMETFIRNSDKVNIMLVTECSMGDNLRSTFPDRKFVATCQTCPHMKKITLEKVKEALLKEQFEVHLSEEIIRKARNSVEKMLEVSYKKS encoded by the coding sequence ATGAATACAACTGAATTAAAAGAAGCCTTAAAGCTCAGCTATTTGGAAGAGGAAATCGAATATAAGTTAAGCCTGATAGACGAAATCAATCGTTTAAAAAAAGAGAAGAATGCGATTATTCTGGGTCACAACTACATGACTCCGGATGTATTTCACGGGGTTTCTGATATAGTAGGGGACTCTCTTTATCTGAGTAAGGCTGCTTCTGAAGTGAAAGAAGATATTATCCTCTTCAATGGGGTTCATTTTATGGCGGAAACGGCGAAGATATTATCTCCACAGAAAAAAGTTTTAATTGCAGATTTAAAAGCCGGCTGTTCTCTCGCAGAAAGCATTACCGGACAGGAAGTTCGGGAATTGAAAGCTAAACACCCCGGAGTTCCGGTCGTCACTTATGTAAACTGCACCGCAGAAGTAAAAGCCGAAACTGATATCTGTTGTACTTCCGCTAATGCTTTACAGATAGTTGAATCCTTACCCGGAGAGGAAGTGATTTTTCTTCCTGATCGCTATCTTGCATCTAATGTTCAGAAACATACTTCAAAAAAAATCATTACCCATCCGGGTTCCTGTATGGTGCATGAAATCTATTCACGAGCTGATATTGAGTCTGTGCGCAGGTTGTATAAAGGAGACCTGGTCGTGATTTCCCATCCGGAATGCAAACGAGAAGTGGTGGATGCTTCGGATTTTTCCGGTTCAACTTCCCAGATGGAAACTTTTATCCGCAACTCAGATAAAGTAAATATTATGCTGGTTACCGAATGTTCTATGGGAGATAACCTTCGGAGCACTTTCCCGGATAGAAAATTTGTGGCGACTTGCCAGACCTGTCCTCATATGAAAAAGATTACTCTTGAAAAGGTAAAAGAGGCCCTACTGAAAGAGCAGTTTGAGGTTCATCTCTCAGAAGAAATTATTCGGAAAGCCAGAAATTCCGTAGAAAAAATGCTGGAAGTTTCCTATAAAAAGTCCTGA
- a CDS encoding FecR domain-containing protein, with product MNFLRNKTQLATIVLLFLIFIFSFLLYRDLTQKRRGGNEKVIGYILEKENYIYRKYSSDVIWGKVRKKDIIKNKDTIRSLEGSNAEIHLYDGTVLRLEENSMIYLDFSENNINIDFRAGGLKIKRFGEKASTTKLKVNTKNNVTGVAKDTEVSLFMKGREELNLRVQKGKANFETNGKVKEVLEEESILAKGNRVEKTLTSIRLSEPAEGIYYIPKPQKIQFSWTKKGIKGKVIFEISKDYYFKRPVKRAELEKDDTSLVLPGGVYYWRVRGSDEKRKMQYSEIRKLSLQGLQTLAFFSPREGENFSYVEELPRISLSWEKVSYPSSYKLEIFSDPNLSKQVYSEDLISTRFRLKPLSEGTYYARLTTKPGAREIKPQVSDIRTFHIIKSGELTAPKVMKGTRSYTFSKASLNSGKTLLNWSSDVSYKEFEVEISKESDFKQKLLHRKVEGNFVKIPPELPEGQYYWRVRGIQNSGKTSDYSNARLQINSKEKIRIIKPDKNASFVSGSYKAILFIWTKASITGEYILEISKDKFSTIYKSERTINNQLSLSDLPEGEYSYRVRFIRNKEELAETSVRKLLILGKNVAPLLKYPLKDQIVNMTAKDFLEFRWEGKASVKEYRFRLFEAGKGKAIVDTFIKKNKYIIRNLRLLNETSYHWEVQSLFGKDRGESLFSKGYFSITLDNPDSVPQIITPDEQIIK from the coding sequence ATGAATTTCTTGAGAAATAAAACTCAACTGGCAACAATAGTTTTGCTATTCCTAATATTCATTTTTTCATTCCTTCTTTATCGAGATCTAACGCAAAAAAGAAGAGGAGGGAATGAAAAAGTAATCGGATATATTCTGGAAAAAGAGAATTATATATATAGAAAATATAGTTCAGATGTTATTTGGGGTAAGGTAAGAAAGAAAGATATAATCAAAAATAAAGACACGATTCGTTCTTTAGAAGGTTCGAATGCCGAGATCCATCTGTACGATGGAACGGTACTCAGATTGGAAGAAAACAGCATGATTTATCTCGATTTTTCGGAAAATAATATCAATATCGACTTTAGAGCCGGAGGCTTAAAAATTAAGCGTTTTGGAGAGAAAGCATCTACAACCAAACTAAAAGTAAATACAAAAAACAATGTTACCGGAGTAGCCAAAGATACCGAAGTTAGTCTTTTTATGAAAGGCAGAGAAGAGTTAAACCTGAGGGTACAAAAAGGAAAAGCTAATTTTGAAACAAATGGAAAAGTAAAAGAAGTTTTAGAGGAGGAAAGTATTTTAGCAAAAGGGAATAGAGTTGAAAAAACTCTTACTTCTATCCGCCTCTCAGAACCTGCCGAAGGAATTTATTATATACCAAAGCCGCAAAAAATTCAGTTTAGTTGGACAAAAAAAGGAATCAAGGGAAAGGTAATATTCGAAATATCTAAAGATTATTATTTTAAAAGACCTGTCAAAAGAGCTGAGCTGGAAAAAGATGATACCAGTCTTGTCCTTCCGGGAGGCGTATATTACTGGAGAGTAAGAGGTTCTGATGAAAAAAGAAAAATGCAGTATTCTGAAATTCGTAAATTATCCCTTCAAGGTTTACAAACTCTTGCTTTTTTCTCACCTCGTGAGGGTGAAAATTTTTCTTATGTGGAAGAACTTCCGCGCATAAGCCTTTCCTGGGAAAAAGTATCTTATCCTTCAAGCTATAAATTGGAAATTTTTTCAGATCCAAATCTAAGTAAACAGGTATATTCAGAAGATCTTATTTCTACCCGCTTCCGACTGAAACCTCTATCAGAAGGTACATACTACGCCAGGCTGACAACAAAACCGGGTGCTCGGGAAATAAAACCACAGGTCTCGGATATACGAACCTTTCATATCATTAAAAGTGGAGAATTAACTGCACCAAAAGTAATGAAAGGAACGAGAAGTTATACTTTTTCAAAAGCCAGCTTAAATTCGGGTAAAACTTTACTGAATTGGTCTTCCGATGTGAGCTATAAAGAATTTGAAGTAGAAATCTCGAAAGAAAGCGATTTCAAGCAAAAGCTATTGCATAGAAAGGTGGAAGGTAATTTTGTAAAAATACCTCCCGAATTGCCGGAAGGACAGTATTACTGGAGGGTTAGAGGCATTCAAAATTCGGGTAAGACCTCTGATTATTCAAATGCAAGGCTACAAATCAATAGTAAGGAAAAGATTCGAATTATAAAACCCGATAAAAATGCAAGTTTTGTAAGCGGAAGTTACAAGGCAATCTTATTTATCTGGACAAAGGCCAGCATTACAGGTGAATACATTTTAGAAATATCAAAAGATAAATTTAGTACAATTTACAAATCTGAAAGAACTATTAATAATCAACTAAGCCTTTCTGATTTACCGGAAGGAGAATATTCTTACAGAGTTCGATTCATCAGGAACAAAGAAGAACTCGCCGAAACTTCTGTTCGAAAACTTTTAATTTTAGGTAAAAATGTGGCTCCGCTCTTAAAATACCCGCTAAAAGATCAGATCGTTAATATGACAGCAAAAGACTTTCTTGAGTTTCGCTGGGAAGGTAAGGCTTCCGTAAAAGAATATCGCTTCCGTTTATTCGAAGCGGGTAAGGGAAAAGCAATTGTAGATACTTTTATAAAGAAAAATAAGTATATCATAAGAAATCTACGATTATTGAATGAAACAAGTTATCACTGGGAAGTTCAAAGTCTATTCGGAAAAGATAGAGGAGAAAGTTTATTTTCCAAAGGTTATTTTTCTATAACTTTAGATAATCCGGACAGTGTTCCGCAAATTATAACTCCTGATGAACAGATAATAAAGTGA
- a CDS encoding HAMP domain-containing protein, which yields MMRSLFSRLLLANWVYLSIILGIGTLNYFFLSYLSTPLQIIVVFLFVLIALFGTFHVSYRIAKSITDQLQLIERKTRAINAGDFGIPLPISDIRELSELTESINTMSNRLKTQISSLSLEKEKFDSLLQNLKEGVFAIDLENRILFQNNSIPERLIPPNSQLRRIQDAIKHEPFLEFLKTHLSDNLDGKTQLEIGRKFYSIKLYTLKNENKLVMFIGVVIDKTEEREMQLMREEFIQSASHELKTPITAIKGYTETLSGKLNPGSGSIERRFLDAIERNTDRMIRIVDDMLLISKLENQKAIFQPELFPLRNLVEELDLTTEGLLSLKKQQLKILIPDALKVYADPLLIEHVLLNLIKNASSYSPEKTSIFLRAESESNKFTRLEVIDEGIGIAEEERERVFERFYRVDKNRSRKEGGTGLGLSIVKHIVRIHGGTVEVVNNEPKGSKFILRLPMNT from the coding sequence GTGATGCGTAGCCTTTTCTCAAGGCTCTTATTGGCAAACTGGGTTTATTTAAGTATTATACTGGGTATCGGTACCTTGAATTATTTTTTTCTGAGTTACCTGAGTACCCCTCTACAAATTATTGTTGTCTTCCTTTTTGTTCTCATCGCTCTTTTTGGAACCTTTCATGTTTCCTATAGAATTGCCAAGAGCATAACGGATCAACTTCAGTTAATTGAAAGAAAAACAAGAGCGATTAATGCCGGAGACTTCGGGATTCCCCTTCCCATTTCAGATATAAGGGAGCTTAGTGAACTAACTGAATCTATCAATACTATGTCCAATCGATTAAAAACCCAGATCTCCAGTCTATCCCTGGAGAAAGAAAAGTTTGATTCTCTTTTGCAAAATTTGAAGGAGGGAGTGTTTGCTATTGATCTGGAAAACAGAATCCTGTTTCAGAATAATAGTATTCCGGAAAGGTTGATTCCTCCCAATTCTCAACTCAGGCGGATTCAGGATGCCATTAAACACGAACCTTTCCTGGAATTTTTAAAAACTCATCTTTCGGATAACCTCGATGGAAAAACCCAGTTAGAAATCGGTCGTAAGTTTTACAGTATTAAACTTTATACTTTAAAAAATGAAAATAAGCTGGTTATGTTTATCGGGGTGGTAATTGACAAAACGGAAGAAAGAGAAATGCAACTGATGAGAGAAGAATTCATACAGAGTGCTTCTCACGAATTAAAAACCCCGATAACGGCAATAAAGGGCTACACGGAAACTCTTTCCGGAAAATTAAACCCCGGAAGCGGAAGCATAGAAAGGCGATTTCTGGATGCTATAGAGCGAAATACGGACAGGATGATACGAATAGTAGATGACATGCTCTTAATTTCCAAGCTGGAAAATCAAAAAGCTATTTTTCAACCGGAATTATTCCCTTTACGAAACCTTGTAGAAGAGTTAGATCTTACTACAGAAGGACTTTTAAGTCTGAAGAAGCAGCAACTAAAAATTTTAATTCCGGATGCTTTGAAAGTTTATGCGGATCCTCTTTTAATTGAACATGTATTACTCAACCTGATTAAAAATGCGTCCTCCTACTCTCCGGAAAAAACCAGTATTTTTTTAAGAGCAGAATCTGAGTCGAATAAGTTTACCCGCTTAGAGGTTATCGATGAAGGAATCGGGATTGCCGAAGAAGAGCGGGAAAGGGTATTTGAACGTTTCTACCGGGTAGATAAGAACCGTTCCCGGAAAGAGGGAGGGACAGGACTCGGGCTATCGATAGTTAAGCATATTGTGAGAATTCATGGAGGAACAGTCGAAGTAGTGAATAACGAGCCAAAAGGTTCAAAGTTTATCCTTCGTTTACCAATGAATACATAG
- a CDS encoding 30S ribosomal protein S20, producing the protein MANIRSSKKDIRRTAKRRLANMQKRSTIRTFAKNILKSIKEGKLEELPSLFNKYASSLDKAAKKKLIHKNNANRNKSRMAQKINQAIKEKQTAAA; encoded by the coding sequence TTGGCTAATATAAGATCATCAAAAAAAGACATCAGAAGAACGGCAAAAAGAAGACTTGCCAACATGCAAAAACGCTCCACCATCAGGACATTTGCAAAAAACATCCTGAAATCTATAAAAGAAGGGAAGTTAGAAGAATTACCCTCTCTTTTTAATAAATATGCATCTTCTCTGGATAAAGCAGCCAAGAAAAAACTGATTCATAAAAATAATGCAAACCGCAATAAAAGTCGTATGGCTCAAAAAATTAACCAGGCAATAAAGGAAAAACAGACCGCAGCAGCTTAA
- a CDS encoding HAMP domain-containing protein encodes MIVIKFLGIIIFSIIKELMLRKRPVENGFTLSRWTIQVKLIGITSLILLFFISGIIILTTYFFKNDSEVRIKENSLKVAQLIGHKVRSDFNSIVEKSMILANAMAFEKITEEKKEELQKLFFRNDKNFVYLGVFKEQGRYLKSIRNTYNLDYILENRLEESDLERLVYLHANVLQKAFNGEVVLHNVSQGFPFPIIAISVPYLDMEGEKSILISLLRVEKILNVFDSSSHIKAFMVNSSGIAITHPDANLVLSSSNLSDTPLVERFLNNKAGNGQMRYKDKRTGEYYLGSYAKVAFADAGVMTYIPENIALEEVYNIQKRNLYILAIALCSAILIVLYFAKSITGPVLSLVDASRSIEKGVFKLDIKPQTRDEIGLLTNSFLTMGLGLEEREKVKSILGSMIDPVVVKEAMKDLATLKRGNEKIITAFFSDVASFSTISEKLTSAELASLLNEYLSAMTIILKEHEGVLDKYIGDAIVGIFNAPVEIESHSLKAARASVRMMEKLKELRTYWSSKNLYCREAQLMDIRIGLNTGTAKVGFMGTDALASYTMMGDTVNLAARLEAAAKDYGVNILISEAMQRKVDEVMHCRHLDLVRVKGKNEPVKVYELIGEKANLESSLIESVQLYEEGIRYYLMRNWKVAIQKFSESEKVKGKTDKAVKLLLERCEEYTKNPPPEDWDGVFTRTHK; translated from the coding sequence ATGATTGTCATAAAATTCTTAGGAATTATTATTTTTTCTATTATAAAGGAACTTATGCTCAGAAAAAGACCTGTAGAAAATGGATTCACTCTTTCCCGCTGGACAATTCAGGTAAAACTAATTGGCATTACCTCTTTAATTCTTCTCTTTTTCATCAGCGGTATTATCATTCTTACAACCTATTTTTTTAAAAATGATAGTGAAGTCAGAATAAAGGAAAATAGTCTTAAAGTTGCACAACTTATAGGCCATAAAGTTCGATCCGATTTTAACTCGATTGTTGAAAAATCTATGATACTCGCCAATGCCATGGCTTTTGAAAAAATAACAGAAGAGAAAAAAGAAGAACTCCAGAAGCTTTTTTTCCGGAATGATAAAAACTTTGTTTATCTCGGGGTTTTTAAAGAACAGGGTCGATATTTAAAATCTATAAGAAATACTTATAATCTTGATTACATACTTGAAAATCGACTCGAAGAAAGTGATTTAGAAAGGCTTGTCTATTTACATGCGAATGTTCTCCAAAAAGCATTTAATGGTGAAGTTGTTCTTCATAATGTGAGCCAGGGTTTTCCCTTTCCGATTATTGCTATCAGTGTTCCTTATCTTGATATGGAAGGAGAAAAGTCCATTCTCATTTCTCTATTACGGGTGGAAAAAATATTAAATGTGTTTGATAGCTCAAGTCATATAAAAGCCTTCATGGTGAATTCCTCCGGCATTGCCATTACACACCCCGACGCAAACCTGGTTCTTTCTTCCAGTAACTTATCCGATACTCCCCTTGTAGAAAGGTTCTTAAACAATAAAGCCGGTAACGGCCAGATGCGATATAAAGATAAGAGAACCGGAGAATACTATCTCGGCTCTTACGCTAAAGTCGCCTTTGCTGATGCGGGTGTAATGACTTATATTCCGGAGAATATAGCTTTAGAAGAGGTCTATAATATACAGAAGAGAAATTTGTATATTCTTGCCATCGCTCTTTGCTCGGCTATTCTGATTGTTTTATATTTCGCCAAATCTATCACAGGGCCGGTACTTAGTCTCGTTGATGCCAGCCGTTCTATAGAAAAAGGTGTTTTTAAGCTTGATATCAAACCCCAGACTCGGGATGAAATCGGCCTTCTTACCAACTCCTTTTTAACAATGGGATTGGGCTTAGAAGAAAGAGAAAAGGTGAAAAGCATATTGGGCAGCATGATAGATCCGGTTGTGGTTAAAGAAGCCATGAAAGATCTGGCTACCCTCAAAAGGGGGAATGAAAAAATCATTACTGCCTTTTTTTCTGATGTTGCCAGCTTTTCTACTATCAGTGAAAAATTAACTTCCGCCGAATTGGCTTCCCTTCTAAATGAATATCTTTCGGCTATGACGATTATTCTAAAAGAACATGAAGGAGTTTTGGATAAGTACATAGGGGATGCAATAGTTGGAATTTTTAATGCTCCGGTAGAGATAGAATCTCATTCTTTGAAAGCGGCAAGGGCTTCTGTTCGGATGATGGAAAAACTCAAAGAACTTCGGACTTACTGGTCTTCCAAAAACCTTTATTGCCGAGAAGCACAACTAATGGATATTCGAATAGGCTTAAATACCGGTACGGCAAAAGTAGGGTTTATGGGTACGGACGCTCTTGCTTCTTATACTATGATGGGAGACACGGTAAACCTGGCAGCCAGATTAGAAGCGGCTGCGAAAGACTATGGAGTGAATATTTTGATTAGTGAGGCTATGCAAAGAAAAGTTGATGAGGTGATGCATTGCCGTCATTTAGACCTGGTTCGAGTAAAAGGTAAAAATGAACCTGTGAAAGTATATGAGTTAATTGGCGAAAAAGCAAACCTGGAATCTTCTCTTATTGAATCGGTTCAACTATATGAAGAAGGAATTCGCTATTATCTTATGAGAAACTGGAAGGTAGCTATTCAGAAATTCTCTGAGTCTGAAAAAGTGAAAGGAAAGACCGATAAAGCCGTAAAACTATTACTTGAACGCTGTGAAGAATATACGAAGAATCCTCCTCCTGAGGATTGGGATGGAGTGTTTACAAGGACACATAAGTAG
- the argJ gene encoding bifunctional glutamate N-acetyltransferase/amino-acid acetyltransferase ArgJ, with the protein MEDFKKYPSGFYSFGRNIGIKDTTPDFAVLYCEDICESAAVFTRNNYPGAPVIVGREHIKDGKLQAIVINSKNSNVATGEKGIEDARAMCSELALSLGIQAENVLPSSTGVIGVPLPIDKILPACRSAKQYLKPGNLEEAARAIMTTDTKRKISVKEIEENGVKGVIYGMAKGAGMIEPNMATMLCYIVTDLMPKNGKLYDILKFSVDKSFNCITIDSDTSTSDTVVLMCSGKAGQVSQEIFQEALDEICIDLARQIVSDGEGVTKLIQLDILNARDEIQANRIGKSVLNSPLVKTAIHGGDPNWGRFVMAVGKVFAEKIPYENLSIHIGDLNVKAADTETKKKLSAYLKENFEILVSIDLKSGSTEKRFWGSDLSEAYVQENAFYTT; encoded by the coding sequence ATGGAAGACTTCAAAAAATACCCTTCAGGCTTTTATTCGTTTGGTAGAAATATTGGAATTAAAGATACAACCCCTGACTTTGCGGTTCTTTACTGTGAAGATATCTGTGAATCAGCGGCTGTATTTACTCGGAACAACTATCCCGGTGCTCCGGTTATTGTAGGAAGAGAGCATATCAAGGATGGAAAATTACAGGCTATTGTCATAAACTCCAAAAATTCGAATGTGGCTACAGGTGAAAAGGGCATAGAAGATGCAAGAGCTATGTGTTCGGAGCTTGCCCTGTCTCTGGGAATTCAAGCAGAAAATGTTCTTCCTTCTTCCACCGGTGTAATCGGAGTACCCCTCCCTATAGATAAAATCTTACCGGCCTGCCGAAGCGCAAAGCAATACTTAAAACCCGGAAACCTTGAAGAAGCCGCAAGGGCTATCATGACCACCGACACAAAAAGAAAAATTTCCGTAAAAGAAATTGAAGAAAATGGGGTGAAGGGAGTTATTTACGGTATGGCAAAGGGAGCCGGGATGATTGAACCCAATATGGCTACAATGTTATGCTATATAGTTACTGACCTTATGCCGAAAAATGGAAAGCTTTATGATATTCTAAAATTCTCTGTAGATAAAAGTTTTAACTGTATTACAATCGATTCAGATACTTCCACCAGTGATACTGTTGTCCTGATGTGCTCCGGGAAAGCAGGTCAAGTCAGTCAGGAAATATTCCAGGAAGCCCTGGACGAAATATGTATCGATCTCGCACGCCAGATTGTATCTGATGGTGAAGGAGTAACAAAGTTAATACAATTGGATATATTAAACGCAAGGGATGAAATACAGGCCAATCGAATCGGAAAATCAGTTCTGAATTCTCCCCTGGTAAAAACCGCAATTCACGGAGGAGACCCAAACTGGGGAAGGTTTGTAATGGCAGTCGGAAAAGTTTTTGCAGAAAAAATTCCCTATGAAAACTTAAGTATCCATATCGGAGATTTGAACGTAAAAGCTGCTGATACAGAGACAAAGAAAAAACTCTCGGCTTATTTAAAGGAAAATTTCGAGATCCTGGTAAGTATAGATTTAAAATCAGGTTCGACAGAAAAGAGATTTTGGGGTTCCGATCTCAGCGAAGCTTATGTCCAAGAAAATGCGTTTTATACAACCTGA
- a CDS encoding response regulator transcription factor, whose product MNVLLVEDEEDIAELIRFHLEEEGFQVTVCHNGLEVLPRIQKNMPGLVILDLMLPGIGGVDLCKKIREKYTMPIVMVTARTGETDAVLGLELGADDYVRKPFSIRELMARIRSVIRRYNDKEEAVEGNISIGKIDLNAAAHRVFIDGQKVELTLIEYKILHLFMSNPGVAFTRDKLLDKIWGHDTYITDRAVDVHIKRLRDKLLCEKEKLETVRGIGYRFSDA is encoded by the coding sequence ATGAATGTACTTTTAGTAGAGGATGAGGAAGATATTGCGGAATTAATTCGCTTTCACCTGGAAGAAGAAGGTTTCCAGGTTACCGTCTGTCATAATGGTCTGGAAGTTCTTCCCAGAATCCAGAAAAACATGCCGGGTCTGGTCATCCTGGATTTGATGTTACCCGGGATCGGGGGAGTCGATCTCTGTAAGAAGATCCGGGAAAAATACACCATGCCTATCGTCATGGTAACTGCAAGAACCGGTGAAACCGATGCCGTTTTAGGTCTGGAACTCGGCGCGGATGACTATGTTCGAAAACCCTTCAGTATCCGTGAGCTTATGGCCAGAATTCGTTCTGTTATACGTCGCTATAATGATAAGGAGGAAGCAGTAGAAGGTAATATTTCTATTGGAAAGATAGACTTAAATGCTGCGGCTCACAGGGTCTTTATAGATGGACAAAAAGTTGAATTAACCCTTATCGAATACAAAATCCTTCACCTATTTATGTCAAATCCGGGTGTGGCGTTTACTCGAGATAAACTTCTCGATAAAATCTGGGGGCATGATACCTATATTACAGATAGGGCTGTTGATGTACATATAAAAAGGTTAAGAGATAAACTTCTATGCGAGAAGGAAAAGCTCGAAACTGTGAGGGGTATCGGATATCGCTTTAGTGATGCGTAG
- a CDS encoding PAS domain-containing methyl-accepting chemotaxis protein encodes MPFLYDYNRGIMLFDSFINKEIEKKTRPLEREIEILKYIFWHLPHIFFVRNRNGVFVLANKKIANNFGATEMSGIIGKTDYDFIANPEQVKNIQLQDQKIMDSKEPVIIPKTRYVSKSGQETWLQTYKTPIVEPDGRCNHVLGFSIDVTEKVQMEIRAKNATDRLAETVMTVTEYVQQIISSSDKVVDSSRLQAENLHILTSIASRVMESNLRVLEMIQASLATVNKTTELARTGENSIHIMNESMSRIDESSRKMLNIIEIIDNIADRTNLLSLNASIESARAGEVGLGFAVVAKEISNLAEKSNQSTKDIRNLVKLTGEEIKTGAHNIEEGSKTFREIIKEVQTVQLKTEKVNVQMGEEQKLFKTLTEKINEVDTESNNIKKLSNEQMGMVEAVMDVIHNLNAEFQTLLQSQEDS; translated from the coding sequence TTGCCTTTTTTATACGATTATAATAGAGGAATCATGCTCTTTGATAGTTTTATAAATAAGGAAATCGAAAAGAAGACCAGACCTTTAGAAAGAGAAATTGAAATCCTTAAATATATTTTCTGGCACCTTCCGCATATATTCTTTGTTCGTAATCGAAATGGTGTTTTCGTATTGGCCAATAAAAAAATTGCGAATAATTTTGGTGCTACGGAAATGTCCGGAATCATCGGGAAAACGGATTATGATTTCATTGCCAATCCGGAACAGGTAAAAAATATTCAATTGCAGGATCAAAAGATTATGGACTCAAAAGAGCCTGTAATCATCCCAAAAACCCGCTATGTAAGCAAAAGTGGACAGGAAACCTGGCTTCAGACCTATAAAACTCCTATCGTAGAGCCGGATGGTCGCTGCAATCACGTTCTTGGATTCTCCATAGACGTTACAGAAAAAGTGCAGATGGAAATACGGGCCAAGAATGCCACAGACCGTCTCGCAGAAACGGTTATGACAGTTACTGAATACGTCCAGCAAATTATTTCTTCCTCTGATAAGGTAGTGGATAGTAGCCGTCTTCAGGCAGAGAATCTCCATATTCTAACAAGTATTGCTTCAAGGGTTATGGAATCAAACCTGCGAGTTCTGGAAATGATACAGGCCTCCCTCGCTACTGTAAATAAAACTACTGAACTGGCCAGAACCGGGGAAAATTCAATTCATATCATGAATGAGTCTATGAGCCGAATAGACGAAAGTTCCCGAAAAATGTTGAATATTATTGAAATTATAGATAACATCGCCGACAGGACCAACCTTCTTTCCCTGAATGCTTCTATAGAATCTGCCCGTGCCGGAGAAGTGGGTCTCGGCTTTGCAGTAGTAGCTAAAGAAATCTCAAACCTGGCTGAGAAATCCAATCAGAGTACAAAAGACATACGTAATCTGGTGAAGCTTACCGGAGAAGAAATAAAAACCGGAGCCCACAACATTGAAGAAGGAAGTAAAACATTTCGAGAAATCATTAAAGAAGTGCAAACGGTTCAGCTAAAAACCGAAAAAGTAAATGTACAGATGGGAGAAGAGCAAAAACTCTTTAAAACTCTGACGGAAAAAATCAATGAGGTAGATACAGAATCAAATAATATAAAAAAGCTGAGTAATGAACAGATGGGGATGGTAGAAGCTGTTATGGATGTAATCCACAACCTGAATGCTGAATTTCAGACGCTTCTACAATCACAGGAGGACAGTTAA